The Apium graveolens cultivar Ventura chromosome 3, ASM990537v1, whole genome shotgun sequence sequence TCCTGAAATGCGTATGTGTGCCTGTGTCCTGTAACATACTTGATTTGAGTTTGTTGCTCTTTTGGTTTTGCCCATGAGTAAGAACAATATGtaattttgttttttttcttgCCGTATGTGTTGTTGTTTTTCGTTATTTAAATCAGGTTATTTTTCAGGGCAGGATATTTCTACTGAAACATGATTTTCACTAACTTTAGTTTTTCCATTTTCAGAGGTCTTGAAGCAGGTTTGGGACTTGTCAGATCAAGATAATGATAGCATGCTTTCCTTGAGGGAGTTTTGCATTGCTCTCTACCTAATGGAACGATATAGGGAAGGACAACATCTTCCGGAGACACTTCCTAATAGCGTAATGCTCGATGAAACTCTGTTAACACTGGCAGGACCACCAGCTGCTTCTTATGGAAACACCGCACGGGGATCTGCTTCTGGTATCCATCGATTTTCACCTAAAATTGATTATTTAGATACAGAAGCACAACATTCCTTGAAATTAAAAATACTCTGCAATTTTCTACGTTGTGCATGGATTCTGGTACAAATTTACATGAGATGCACGAAGTACAATTTGCAAAGAATTACTTCTGATCCTTTATAATATCAAGGATTGCTGAGCTTCATGGCTATAGGGGTTTCGGTCTTATTTCATAATTTGCATGACATTGGTTTATATTATCTTAACCATGTTTAGGTATGAGACCACAAGGGATGCCTGGTCCTCAGCCAGTGAATCCTGCTGCTTCAAGGACTCCTATTCAATCAGGATTTTCTAATCAGCAGAATGCTGGAGTGCCATCAATGGAGAGGTCTCAGATGTCCCAACAGAATAACGGGGAGCACAATTCAGCTGATGTGAAAAATCCTGAGGAATCTGAAACTGAGAATGTGGTATATTTGAATATTACAAGTTTTAATTAAGTGATTGAAACCATTTCTTTAAATTTATGTTAAATTCACAAATCTACACAAGTAGCAAAATAGTGTGATGTAGTGCAAGTTTAGATTATTTTCAGAAACTTGGGCTTTAGGCAATGTGTGCAGATATATTTATTTGTTGCCTACTGTCAATTCTCTTTAAAACATTATGTTGATCTAGTGTTGTTTTGTCCAAGTGTaggtatatataaatatatatgttttcTGTGATTTTGACATCTGATTCAGTGTGCAAAGTATTTATTTCTTAAACTGACTATGTTCACTCTTACATGGAAGATTGAAAGCAAGGAGAAAATGCTTCTGGATTCGAGAGAGAAAATGGTGTTCTATCGGGAAAAAATGCAGGACCTTGTAAGTTATCCTTATTATAAGCTTTAACCCGTCCTCGGTTGTCACTGTGCAGCTTTTTAATAGTAATTTAGGTTATTTATGAAATTTTTTTAATCCACTCTTCTTTCTTATGTGTTGTTAATTTTTCTTATGTATATGGTAATCCTCTTCCAGGTTTTGTTTAAAAGCAGATGTGACAACCGACTTAATGAGATCACAGAAAGGGCTAAAGCTGATAAGCATGAGGTTAACTCTAGAATTCTGGAATAGTATTGGCCTTGCATGTTCACATGATACCTTTGCTGACATACTAATTTACTACACTTTTTCAGGCTGAGTTGCTTGGTAAGAAATATGAAGAGAAGTACAAACAGGTTGCTGAGATCGCCTCAAAACTTACTATTGAAGAGGCTGCTTTTCGTGAAATTCAGGTGATTTCACATTGTATACTATATAATATGTTTATGTCTCTTGAACTGCTTAACTGTCAGGAAGGGTGTTATATAGTAACAACAGTAGTATTAATGACAGTAAGAAGTAATAAGAGGGTAGTCTAGTCATTTCTTAAGAACTAGATCAAGTACTATAAATACTAGTTCCAATCTGTAATTCTGTTATGTTTGAACCTATTATCAGAAAATGGAAATGTTTTTCCATtgcttctctctttctttttagtttctgctctctctctctctctctctctaaaacTGATCTCACTCTCTCTCTAAAAACTATCATTCTATACCCGTTTCTCTTACTTTCTATCTTATTTCTAGATCTCTACTTGTTTTACTGTTCTCTATTATCAAAAAACAccaaaaacaatataaaaattcagaaaattcaaGTCAGAAACCTCAGTTCATGACATAAACCTTGTTCAGAGTAATCATTATTGATTGCAAGACATTGCAAGAGCAACTTAAATGTATTAAATGTTGTATCAAATTATTTGATGACACAATGAAGGTATTCTTTTTTGTTCCTCTATCGTATTGCTCGTGACCATTTGACTCTCAATTAATGCACCTCTGCTGAGAATTGTGTCTTTAAGTATCTGTCGAGTCCCCCCTTTGGTTTCTCTTACAACGCGAGGTTTGCATTTTAATTTCATCTTCCATTGATGCTCCATGTAGGAGAGAAAGATGGAATATAATCAGGCGATTATTAAAATGCAACAAGGTGGTAGTGCAGATGGTATCCTCCAGGTGAATACCAATATATGCCTGTCATGTGCTTCAGGAACATAAGCTAAAACACTAAAAATATATTCCAAGTGAGAATCTTCCTTTGGATTGTATAGGTTCGTGCTGATAGATTACAATCCGATCTCGAAGAGCTATTGAAGGCGTTGGCTGAGCGTTGTAAGAGACATGGGGCGCAAATCAAGTCAGCTGCTGTGATTGAACTTCCCAAGGGTATGTTAACATTATCTTCGTTTTATTTTGAGAGCTATAAAATTGTAATTCACTTGTTTGGCATCTAAGACAAGTGATTCTGGGGGCAGTGTTTATTCATCAGTCAAATGATTATTATTAAACAGTTATTTTAGTAGTTTTCTGTTATTTTCTTGTACCTTTCAGTTATTTCATTAAAATTTTACTTGACCAAAAAAAAATCAGTAAAATTTTTTAGTAAATTTTCTAATAATTTGACTCGCTTCTTTTTCATGCTGATTATATTTTTAAGGGTGGCAGCCCGGGATCCCAGAAGTCTCAGCTGTATGGGATGAAGAGTGGGACAAGTTTGATGACGAAGGTTTTTATTTTTTGTGTTTCCCTTGGTTACTTGCTTGTGCTTACCAGTTTATTTAGTAACTAATGACTCTATTCTTTTATCTTTCAGGATTTTCATTTGACGTTTTGGCGCCAACAGATGTCAAGTCTGTATCCCCTCATAATGAAATATCTTCTCCAAATGATATTTATCCGCCTGATAATCTCTCAAATGTTGATGACAAGTCAGAGAAGCTTTTCAGTCAAGGTGAAGATACAATTGAGAATGAATCGGCTTACAACCATAGTGGAACAGGAAGTCCATCAAGGCAAACTGAATTCGAGAGCCCATCTCGTGACGATTCAGATGGCCATTTCAGAAAGAGCTTTGAAGCAGACACTGAAACTCAAAGGTCTGGTGTTTGTTGTCATCTATCCATATGGTGTTTGTTATGTTCTTTTCACCCGTTCGATATCAAGtctatttttgttttgttttgtttgcTTCTTATTATTATTGTATTATGGGTTTTTTTGAGCTGTTTTAATTCTGAGCAGGAGCTTTGATGAACCAACATGGGGCACCTTCGACAATAACGACGATATAGATTCCGTGTGGGGCTTTAGCTCTATGAATGCCAAGGTGAGTGTGTGTTCTAGATTGACATCCTATGCCCTTGTTTTATCGTGGTTTATTATACTGTATATGGAAGCTTGCATCTATTCTTTAATCAGCTGAAGTTAAAATCAAGTGAAATAAACAACAGAGACCTTGATATTGTAAAATTTGAAGAAATTGCTTTATGCATAGAAAAGATACTCACATGTCActtaaaaaaattagtatttgGGAAATTAATTCCACATTTTACTACATATTTGTGTGAGTACTAATTTAAGGTAATATAATTTACTTGTATTAATTTTCTATATAATTTTCATTTGATTTTAATGTAAAACTTGTGTTATAATATGAAACAACAGCAACTTCgtcatttagcaaaaaaaaagcAGCAACTTAGTGAGTCAACATCTGTCGTAGCAAAGCTATTCTTGTGCGAGGGGATAATAAATTtgttatatatgtgtgtgtgtgtgtgtgtgtattttaGTATTAAACTTGAAAATAGCCTTGGCGTGCTTTATGCATCTTCTCGCCATCAATAGTTGACTTTGAAGAAATATTTATTTCATTTCGTTCTTGAAACACAATCTTATTAACACTAAAGGAAAGTTGTGCTCCTTTTGTAACATATGCTGCTCCCATCTAGAATTATGATAAACAAGATTTGCTAGTTATAATGGATCAAGCGTCAGAGTCTAACCAATGTGTTCTTCTTAGTGTTTAATTAAGTGGTCAATGGTTTTAGCCAACGTAATGATGTTTATGTTTAGCAGCTGTAGGAGAATTTTTCCAAAAATCCATTACAAGACATTGTAcctttgtttttaaaaaaatgtgCAAAGGTTACTGTGTGTGGGATGTGCTTTTGCGTGTGATTTTTGGACTCAGTATTGACTATTAAGATTTATTTGTGAAGCAGTTGTATGCCTTTTAATAGCTGTTTTACTCTGGCATATTGTTGATTTTATCTCTATACTGACATTTGGCCTCCAAAACTGATTTCATTTTGCAGGATTCAGATCATGAGAAACACGGAGAGAAGTCTTTCTTTGAATCTAGCAACTTTGGGGGAAGTCCTGTGAGAACTGAATCCCCAGAGGCAAATGATTTGTTCCCTAAGAAGAGTCCATTTGGTTTTGAGGATTCATTCCCGAGCTCTCCACTTTCTAGAGCTGGTAACTCTCCGTCGAGATTTAGTGAGGCGTCGGGGGATCAATTCTTTAACAATATGTCCAGGTTCGATTCTTTCAGTGGTGAAGACCATGATGCCT is a genomic window containing:
- the LOC141713490 gene encoding uncharacterized protein LOC141713490; its protein translation is MQNQGGANVDLFDAYFRRADLDQDGRISGAEAVSFFQASNLSKQVLAQIWMHADQNRTGFLGRAEFYNALKLVTVAQSKRDLTPDIVKAALFGPASAKIPAPQINLAALSAPQTNSRPPAPAPQISSRPLYAAPQVNARGPSPAPYVNQMSPSIPPAQNFGFRGQVPSNSGMNQQYFPSQANQPMRPPAPMPSGTAPSPLQGVAGPNYPGGGGITASPVSTNLSSDWLGSQTGVSLTGPASSQVMSRGIRPSIPSYGQKLPDPVSTPKTPASPGNGFASNSMFGGDMFSANQSAPKQASSAPTYAASTATSSAAIAAVTSGTQPSTKLDPLESLNAFTRQSAGGMSTSQPGSKSNQQLPTQNNSTLGSSAMPVDTGNSASTQPQSSWPKMTRAGIQRYHKVFVEVDTDRDGRITGEQARNLFLSWRLPREVLKQVWDLSDQDNDSMLSLREFCIALYLMERYREGQHLPETLPNSVMLDETLLTLAGPPAASYGNTARGSASGMRPQGMPGPQPVNPAASRTPIQSGFSNQQNAGVPSMERSQMSQQNNGEHNSADVKNPEESETENVIESKEKMLLDSREKMVFYREKMQDLVLFKSRCDNRLNEITERAKADKHEAELLGKKYEEKYKQVAEIASKLTIEEAAFREIQERKMEYNQAIIKMQQGGSADGILQVRADRLQSDLEELLKALAERCKRHGAQIKSAAVIELPKGWQPGIPEVSAVWDEEWDKFDDEGFSFDVLAPTDVKSVSPHNEISSPNDIYPPDNLSNVDDKSEKLFSQGEDTIENESAYNHSGTGSPSRQTEFESPSRDDSDGHFRKSFEADTETQRSFDEPTWGTFDNNDDIDSVWGFSSMNAKDSDHEKHGEKSFFESSNFGGSPVRTESPEANDLFPKKSPFGFEDSFPSSPLSRAGNSPSRFSEASGDQFFNNMSRFDSFSGEDHDASSRRESFARFDSMSSTSGFDHSRGFSFDDSDPFGSSGPFKVSSSSETPKKGSDNWNAF